The Glycine soja cultivar W05 chromosome 4, ASM419377v2, whole genome shotgun sequence genomic sequence GAGGAGCCATGGCCGAGAGTCGGAGATCCACGGGGACGGTTAAGTGGTTCAACTCGCAGAAGGGTTTCGGATTCATAACTCCCCAAGATGGAACCGATGATCTCTTCGTGCACTTCACTTCCATCCGATCCGACGGCTACCGTTCTTTATCCGAGGGTCAGTCCGTTGAGTTTCTCCTCGATTACGGCGACGACGGCCGCACCATGGCCGTCGACGTCACCTCCGCCGTTAGATCTCGCCGTCCAGGGGGCTTCCGCGGCGGAGGAGGGAGGGGAAGAGGAGGAGGCCGCGGCGGAGGGTTCGGTCGGAGAGGAGGAGGTCCTGAGTGTTATAATTGTGGAAGAATAGGTCACTTGGCGAGGGATTGTTACCATGGAcagggtggtggtggtggtgttgaTGGTGATGGTAGGAATCGGAGACGCGGCGGCGGTGGCGGTGGAGGAGGACGAGGGTGTTTTAACTGTGGGGAGGAAGGGCATTTTGTGAGGGAATGTCCGGATGTTGGGGAAAGGAAATGAGTGAGAATGTGTTATGTTATGATTTCTTCTGTTGAATTGTGAGTATGTTACAGTCATCAGTTGGGGTTGGTTACATGGATtctgttatttttgtttctagcCATTGGCATTAATTTGCTTCCAAACATGTTTTCCACGCTTTGCTAAATTGTTTTATCTTAATGCGCTTCTTTTCAACAAGTGATCGATTATATATGGTTTGAATATGAATGTATGAAGCAATGGAACGCTTAACTAATgcttaatttaatcaatttattaattCGCCAAAATACTGCATTCGCATCTCTGTTCTGTCTTCAAAGTATCTGTATCCTGCCATTGTGATATGAGAAGCAAATTTCGGCTTTCTCACTTCTGTGGTTTTATATGTTTTGTCTTTATCttcaaacccttttttttttcaaggaaaataTTGTACCTTCATATTGATATAATCATATAAGTGTCAACTGTATATTTTAAACTTCGAAGAAACTGTGTTTTAATGGTTATATGTTTAGATATGCAAGATTGGTACGGTTTATTTCACCCAGTAGAAGAGTCTATAAtgattgattgaatgaaagaaGTTGAATTTTCCTCTATAATTCATGCAAATATTGTGAGGCAAGATCTTATCTGCTTTGATAATTAAGCAGCGGGGCATTTGCGCAGTGGCCCTACCCCTGAAAAATATGATAAGTGAATCTAGTCTATTCTGTCCTCTAGTTTTCTGTGTGGATAATATGTTGTCCTTTCTGATCTTTATTTATGAACATAATAAATGCTGTGGCCTTgtggatgtttttttttcttgttatttgttcatttaaggcattatttttatttattaatgttttaaattgaaGTGGCAGAGATTTTCAAAACTTTAATATTGTGAAAAGTTGTGAATAAACGCAGTCGCAATTTTGGTTACAACATAGTTGCGAAAACTAAAGCTTTAATATCGCAGTGAGCCACTGACAGCTGTTATACAATTTAAAACCATAATCACTCCTTTAAGTATTTATTAGAAGTGCTACGCTACATCACATTTTTAATAAGGATATTTAATGGTCAAATCAGTTGCTAGTAATCATGACAGATGCTTTATCCCATGTTATgtgattatgaaaataaaaataaaaatagcatcGTTGTTTCACTAGAAATTGATATCTTGTCCCATTTCATACATTCTGTCTAGCTGGGGCTCCTGATGGTTGCATGTGAGCATCGTGTGTTGCTTCCCCCCTTGGTTTTTTATAATTGTCGGAAAAATCTTTGCAttctactttttcttttcttccatttcccACCTTAAAAGTATAtgtgctattttttttatagtttcttCCAAAATGGAGCTTTAGTTGCTTAATGCTTATGATAATACTTAGGCGTCAGCATTctgtattttgataattttgagTGCCATGAAACCCGAGAGGCTTGTGGCTGTCCATCAATATTTTTCCCTTGGTGTgaagaaaagaatgagtaatagTTTAGGGGTGATATTGTCTATCTGTTTGAAGAGACGACTAAATGTTTAAATATACGTGAATGGGTGGTTAATTAGATACTTGAAGGTCTCTCCAAATCTTGCAATTTTGATACATTTGATGTTTAATATATCATATTCAGATTAGTTCTAGTTTATTAGGAATCAGACAATTAATGTAGATTTTAAAATACTTGAAGACTTTTTCGACCTtgtagaatttttctttttcttctatccATCATTTTGAATTTAgggatttatttataataccgATTCTTATAGATTGACCAATATCTGTCAGTTCATGAATTTCCTTTGGTCATGATTTTGGATTTATGGTTGATATAGATCATGTTAATTAGCCAAAATTGGTTAATGCTCCGATCTAGTTGATAAATATTCTTTGGAGAACCGTGACATTTTCTCCATTTATTCTACAACCATATGTCACAAATTCTTCACATTAGCATTTGTTATATTGCCCTGGGCATTACTTATTACTTCTgtcgattttaaatttatatatcacTATATATCAATATTGAAGCAAAGATTCTATCAACGGAGTGATTCCTTGTTCAGTTGTTCTAATCAGAACGATTTGTTCTTTTTTGTGTGCTTCAATTTCTTGTTCACCACACGTAAACAAAAATCATCTTCTTTTTGGTTGATAAGAGCATTTCTGACCATTCGTAATTTCGTATGTAAAGATAGACTATGGATAGTCAATATCAGTTCCACACCTTGTCGCTTTCGATCTCATCAATAGGCTAGAGTCTTGACCAGTTGTTAAATACTAATTAAGTTTAACTTTTGTGACTGAATAAACATTAACTTGTAAGTCCTCCAATGTTTCTTTATTATGATGTATCGGTTATAAAGGGTCAGTGAAATCTACGCGGGACAATGTGTAATTCTTTTGTCGGATggtgaaagacaaaaaaaaataataataataaaggggACCAAATGTTGTCTGgagttggtttttttttttcacacaagacatgaaaaaaaattgtccacaTTTGCAATACTTAAAAAGGGCAACATACTCAGATTGAAGTCTTCAGAGGACCCTGAATTGGGCGGTCTCCATTGTAGACAACTTTGAGAATCACTGCTTTCCTTACAGGGTTAAAAACTAGTGCTTGctttattaatatttcttccatttgtttttaaatgttcatctttgaaaaaaaagttttttaaaagagaCATATATTGATCGAGAAATGGTGTACCTGACCTTAATCTAGTGCTggctaatatttttaattgatcacTCGTAGTTTTTTTTGGTATTATTAGAGGGAGGGGTTGTGTGGATGTCACTGATACTTTTGTTGGGTCTTGGATTGTCCACTGATACTTTGTTTGGGCAACAATGATATGATTTCAAAAAGCCCAAACACTAACAAACACGTGAGTTAATGTGTCTTGAAACTTCAAGGAAGGCCTGGGATGTAGTTGGGTCCTAAGCAAAGAGAATATATGGACCCTGATCAATCATACGCTTCCTCATGTATTTTTAGGCTCACTAAATAATTGAATCTGCTCGAGGAAACTGAAGCAAAATGGTGTTGAATCCTGTCATGCAAATTAAGACTCTGATAATAAGTGTTTAAACACCAATATTAAAGGTGTAGTTCTTCAAACATGCAATCTATATTGGAAGAAAAATTTAATAGAGACAGACGTACTACAAGATTCATAAGCTGTATTAGTCTGcctttcaaaacaaaacaaaacaagctGTATTAGTCTATGTATAGTCATCTTTTCAGAGGACACTAGTTTTTTGCTACTTAAAAACAGATAAATGTTAAATCTTCTTCAAAATTAccctaataatttttcaaaggaaagggaaaaaaactataaatcaacttaaaaacaataaaaaagtatatattaaaattacatgCTGTTTTAGTCCCTTTTTTATCTTATGGAGGATTGTTGAAAGGATACTTGAGGAGAATTTATTATTTCTCAATCTCAAAAACAAAGGAGAGTACCAATAAAGAGGTTTGATGGACCATTTTAAACAATTGCATCCTAGCTAGAAGCTTGAGGTAGTATTATTATTAGGAATGACAATTAAgacttaataaatatttgtaaaaattactcACAATGAGGATGAAAATCATTAGCCAAATATATGAGGTAGTTTTTTTAGGATAGATATAGCTAGATGAGTTTGAGTTTGGTATTTACTCCAAAAAACGATGGAAATGAGTGTTAATATagctaatttaatatttattctatCTCACtatatcaatataatattttttattttaatcctccGGTTCATCAGGGATAAAGATTCTAACTAACCCAGAATTCGATCGAAAAATAAGTAAAGtctaatcaataattatttttatccaaaaTCGAACTCAAATAATACGAAAAGATTCAATCTTAACTctactaataatataatttaatataatgatttttggtacttattgaaaaaaaaaatagttaatatatttaattctactgataatatttaaaataaatatttttttcttaaaatatcctTGATTAAAATTTGATACTAACGTCATTCTTCACCATCATCATCCCCATATCAATTCTGTAGCATCTTGTTTTTCACTTGCTTTGAGAAGTTTCCAAAATGTTACTTCTTCCACGACAACTTTAACCCATACTTAGATTTGTATTCCAAGCCATGTACCTGGGTATCTACACTACAAAGAATTAGATAATGAAGGATGGGAATTTGGAGTGCAAGGTTTATGTTGACAAAGACAAAGCGTCGGGAACCAATGTCTCCTTGGAATAATTCATACATTGATTGCTTTATACCTCCCAAGTTGTGTGTTTATTATAGGTAAAATTTCCACGGACACCACATGGCAAATTGGCATTTTGACCATTGACCCATGCTCCAATCTTTCAATTGATCCGTGCTCTCTTCCCTTCAAAGATCAAGGATAGGTGTAGGGCCAATCCTGTTTGTTACTAACTCCATTGGAAGTTCTCCATCATCATTTTGTTAGTGTCCACATTATGGACAGTTGCGACGTGTGAGTAGTttccaaatgattataatgatattCTACAATGATGAACATACAAAACTTCATATTAGTACAAACCAACACAAGTTCCATCTAATTCTTCTTGCCGGATCACTTTAGTCAATTTTTAAGCGTGattcccatatatatatatatatatatatccacaaACAATTGAGTTTAATTAGCACAGTAACGTCACGCCCATTTGCAATGCATTATAAACCTCACTTGCAATATTCATGAGCTGAATATGAACTTCCTCATGGGAGAAGACATAAAGTTAGGTGGGCACTTCGGTACTTGTGACTTGGGAGAGAGCGAATTCTATGAATTTGTGCTTAATTTGTAGAAAGAAACATCTTATATAAGTAGTCATGAATTTTatggaatttaattaaaatgaaagctAATAACTCCTTACATgaaggttttatttttattagaccTTAGAACCATAAAGATATTAACGCATGAATCTGATATCACATCACAATTTGTGTCTCGGTGACAAGGTGATAATTCGGACCCGCGCATGTGTGCCTTGTCCAGCAGTGCTGTTTGATATGCTTGGCTCTGATCAACATTTTGATCCAAGTTTTGCATCCCAACAACTCGAAACAGCATCAAACCTCTAACCAGTAGTTTTTGGATGCTAGTATTTATCGTTGCCAAACCAATGTAGTAATCAAcatgtatataataataataataataataataatatctacTTTAAGCTACCTCACTTGCCATAACTAACACAAGTGACCTAATTTGAGGTGAGTAAGCCTGAGTaaaagttgtaaatttttttagtctagataacatatattttattaaagacaattttatttaagtcgGATAAGATTATAAGACTATTAGATGAGAAAGTTTTTCCTTTACCGCAGTTACATATCAAGACTTTGAGCTTAGGATTTGTTTGGTTAAGTTAAAATAACTTTACCATCTCCACCAAATGATTTATGCCATCGGTGGTTAGTTAGAAAAAAGTTTGATATGCCATGAAGTTGGTTCAAGCTAACTTTTTTGTGAACCTTTATCTTAGTTACAGGTATTCCTTACCTTTAGTTTACCTTATCTTTGGTTGTTGCCCCCAGCCGGATCATGTTATATagaaccttttttttcttttttaaagtgACTTTTATTGTTGGCACTTAAGGCATAGAGCCCACCCATTTGACATTGGTTTGATTAGATGGCTGGTCAAAAGCAAACACCAAACTCTAGAATCACCTGATTCAATGATCCGTTTTGGTGAGgctacaagaaaaataattgaaacattCTGTGAGAACTACTTGACAGTGCCTTGACTAGGAAAGTCCGTGAGAGAAAAAATGTAAACTTGTGGATTATCCCCACCACTGTTGCCATCCTTGTTACTCAAAGCACGCAATCAGTACCTTCATTTGTATTATGCGACAAAAATTTCAGGTTCTTCCAATTCCCCTCTCATAGTGATAATCTTAAGCCTATACAACGCCTATTATGTTGGACCTTGCACTTCCCTTTCTCTAGCCATGTGCCTTCGCTGCTTGGGGGATTAATACACGTGACACTTATTAATTTTAGCTTTTATTAGAATAGACCTTGGATGAGACCTTCAAATAATATGACTAAATGATAATTTAAGGTAATATTTaatctaacaaacttttaaaaaatgagctttaaaaaaaaggaaagattataaaaatttagttttaagaacttttacctcttcttttttctttacctaattttcaagattcaagaatacaccatctaacaaatttaatttaaaagaatttttaaaatttaaaagttataaaattattagataattttaacttcaaaatttaaagtaaCTTTGAGACTCTAACTAGTCATACTTAACAATCCTAATCTTCATAGCTGGATAGCCTTGTGTAAGGTCAAGACTCGGATTTGAAAGGCAAAATAGAGCATTGCATGTGGATGAGGTTGCTATCTATACTTTTTATTCACGTTGTGCCCATTTTACTCTTCATCGTCATATATAACTTTAGGCGCGAAACCAAGGACAGAATGGTAGGCCCACCAGGAGTTGGGCCCATCTCCATTGACTAGGCCCATTTGGTTCGTTTTCGTGACATCATATAAACTTTTGACTTAATTACGTATTTAatcttatcattattattaatgtgcaattttagttaaaaatatttgtttttaaatttagtctattaattttttcataatcacaattaaatatttctattaATTTCTCTACTTAAAACCtggaaattttcattttttaatgataaattctataaattaatcaattaaataatttcatattcaatattcatcaattaaaaacttaaattttaaaatacaaaatttcctCCCTTCTTTGGAATTCTAACTCCGTTTCTTACAAatctttcaaatttatttaaactgCTTCACATTTTAAATTTGTCCTAAACCTCCAATCATTTGTGTAGAAAATGATCATCTAAGgtcttaaatagagaaaaactatTACAAGAACTTATTATATTAACTGAAAATTGAGgtactaaatttaaataataaattattgaggattaaaattagtcattaaaaaaaattaatgaagatattttgttttgtcTGGGGAGGGCTTTGTATAGAACATTGCTAATGGTAATGGGGGAAGCCTATAAAAGGTGTCATTACTCATTAGGGATAAGATTAGGTTAGACAGTTCCTTATGAGCCAATAATTAACTTGTATGGGGCGTGTTtagtttttggattttttttttaaaaaaagaaaacttatttaGTTAAGaacactatataaaaaaaatctccatTATTGATGGTATGACCATGAGTAATAAGAAAAATGTGTcgatattaattgttttttgacAGCTAAATTTTCATCAGAAATAAGTGCATTAGCTTTGAATGTGAAAGTGAAATTGTTGGTAAGTTGGCCTATACCAAATGATAAATTGTGTGTTTGTTTACCAATTAAAATCATGTAAACATACATTGATCGTGAATGATACGAAATCTTTATGTCTTGCAAAGTATGAACGTTTGTTTGTAATTATGCAAATAGGTTCCAAAAATACTCCAAGCTGTTGCATTTATCTATGGTTAGTGATTGTCGATAGTTACTGATGAGGTCGTATATCAAAAGCTCAGTCTTCAATCGGTAACAACAGTGAAAGTTTTCCAACAATCTTTAACAACAACCAAGTCATTCTTACTCACTCCAttctaaaattattgttttaaaagttttttttcaaaattactgttgttttagaaattttttaatattttttttgtacttaTATCCTTACTTAATAATTGTGTGGATAATTGTTAACGGTTTGACAAGTACAACAAATGTTCAAGAAGTAAACTCGAAAGTTCGAGTGTCGAATTCTAAAGGAATTTTGTGTTGTACTTTTTATTGTatacttttcaatttataagagaataaataattaaagagagGTGTAGAAGAAAGAACACTAAACAATAcatgaaattataaataatagaaaGCAACAGAATTAAGTCGGAAATTCGATGGAATGCGAATGTTAGGACCTAGTATGTCTTATTTGCTTAAGATGTatgatttttggatttttctttatcaattaggtgaatttatcctacccacatctattcaaTTACTTGTCTCTGATGCCTCATGATGACAAATCTATTTTATCTACCTATCTCGCAAATgcctttacaaagattcaatagataaaatgcatgaaaccTTGACTCTAGATGTGTGCTTGAATGCATGGGCATAAAGTTATCATTCTATGTCTAGTAATGATTTCCTTATgatgtcttttctttttgttctattagaagttattcTCTGTCGAGCGCCTAACTCCTAAAACTGATGTATGCatatctttttcatatttttattaagagttACCTTCTATCAAGAATCTAACCCCTAACATAAtgtaaagatgaataatgcatgaaatataaatggaaaagaaaataagatattGTATTGATAAATATGGAGTACATCATATATCTCTTTGGCTTTTTAGGTCTATCAGACCCTAATTAGGGGTTTAGTCTCTCATGACCATTGAGGACAAATGGGGGTATAAGAATTGGTAGAAGAGAAGGGATGAAAGAAGGGAATAGAGAAAATGgtgaaagagagaagaaaaatccCTAAGGAAGAGTTCTCAGGCTTTGGGTATCAGTGAGAGTGCTCTGAGACTCGGTGTGTTTTTTTCCTTTGGCTTGACTTCCTTTTTATAGTTACTGAAATGGACTTGGGCCTGCGtacttgcgcttagcgcgctcTGCTCGTTTAGCGCGAGTGCCTGTTTTCGTGCTTAGCGTCCGTGCTTGTTTGCGCGCTGAGCGTGCCTTTGGACTGGGCCTGATGCTGaaacctcaatttttttttgtaattcctGCAACTTTTTGCTATTAGTCCCTCCAACTTTTATATTTGCagtcaaaatttagaaaaacatCAATTCTTAACTATTAGAcacaaataattacttttaaagataatttcactttatttttcattatcaacAACACATTTATTTAACGGTTATCAATAAttattcaaatcatttcaattatatatataaccagTGTATACTTTCTATCTTTCACCACATTTTTTCACCtatcatatttcttttttgttttattgattCTAGgcataaatatacttttttggTCTTTAtctttttactaaaaattattttggtctTTCTATCTCTCAAATCTAGTTAACTGTTGTTCTCAAgcaatgattatttttaattttatagtataattttgaatcatatttttttttattgattcaaaCAAGAGATGAGAcctaaatgaaaattataaaactcaaataatgtttttttaaaaattataaacattaagaaaatcatataaaaagtgAGTCCTCGAGAGAAaccagaaaaattaaaaaattaaacattagattttttttttagttgccCGTGAGCTTATTTATTATGCAGAAGAACATTCAGGCTCTCCTATTTGTTAATCGAAGGATGTTATGTGTTATGAAATTGGATTTGGCTATTCCATATATAGTGAGGAGAAGTacgaaatagttttttttttcttttcattcgttaaagttaaataaaaaaaatgtaaatacatTTTAAGTTTTCGTGCATTTCATGCTAAATCGCTTCGTATGGTTCTGCAATTTTCTTGTTATTCAACGGAATATAGTTTGGAAAAACGTTGAGTAGGGaataaatgaacaaatgatgCAAAAATTATAATAGGTAGTTTCGATTCAAatgtgaaaaattatgtttcaaaTGCGGGACACGCTAATTATTATGTTGCAAAAATCTATTTATAAAGCGCATGCAAGCTTAGAAGCTGGCATTTGGATTGCTTTTCTATCACTTCATGCCACATCAGCAATTTAGCACAGCTGGCAACATAGGTTGTATTCAAaagttttctgctgtgtgaaTAGTACATAGACGCTAAAACACAAACATTtcttttattcaagaaaataTGAACAGTTTCATGTATGACTCATTTACAACCATTAATGggttaaatgaataattaatttctagCAACAATCAACAGTTTCCAGAGACGAATAGCTGGCTACCGTTACTCTTCAACTATTAGTATGCTTGAAACTGGTTTGCTACCAGAGGACTAGCCTCATTGAACCATCACCCATTGCAGCAAAATGGCATGTTCAGTTGAGACATACTAGCACAAACAAGGCACCACCAAGGGCTAACTTCTGCACAACCCAAACAGTTAAATAAGCCAATTCATTCGCAAAAATCTCCATTCACATAGCTACCCGTTACAGCTACAACACCATTTATCACCTAAATGTTCAGAATACtgcatttaatattttacagTGATTTCAAGTACATAGTTCTATTCAAAACATAccatcttttttttccttcaattgtCTAACTATCGGTTTCATTTTCAGTATTTTGTTCCCTCAGCACTTCTAATTCATGGAAAAGGATGACTCAATTGCTTTACATCTCCAGGCTTTAACGTTAGTCAATATAGAATACTAGAATTATCATGGTGTTGTTTGCACCTAAGCATACATTTTACCCTCAACTGAGTCGTTATATTTCTCTTCCTTCATTTCTTGTAAAGTTGTAATTGTATTTAGCTCCTAACTTCAGTGTTTCTTTGTGATGTTATAGATTGGGTTGAACGGTTGAAGTGCTGGCCTGCTGAGAATCCCTGGCGGATGCAAATGGGTAGAGTATTTGTGCCATGATGAGGAATAATGCCCGTAAACTTGCTGATAGATGAAGATGTGAAATTTCAGTAACAATCGAGAATGAGATAGAGCAACCATGAACCAGAGTGGAGCTAGCTTAAGCAAAAGCAAAAGCAAAGTAACCAAGTCAAACAAGGTCAGAGTTTGTATCATTTATTGTCATGGTGTAAGACCAAGTTCCACGAGTTTGACACTTCACTGTATATGTGGAATATCCATCCGCAGGAATCCTTAATGCTTCTCACGTGAATATAGGGTCTGGGAGAgtgtttgaattaattatgatgcTTTGATACATGGGGTTGAAGCTATTTAGCTACAAGCAGGGGCTATGTTCAATAGTTTGTTCCATGATGGGGCAATGTCATTAGTGCTTGTAAATTCTGGTGATCTTTGGAACTTCTTGTGCCAAAGacacttttaataaaataactttttgctgtgaaaaaaaaattacgatgTATTTAGATACATATTATATTCGCATTCAATGGAAAAATACGCTTTTGAAAGTGAAAATATCAAAACAATTATGTTGAAGCTTTAACGTTTGTTTAGATTTAACTCCCACGCAAACACATTCTTAATAGTTGTTCTAACGTCCGATCTCAATTTCTACATAAGCACACGTAATGATAAACTTATGAAAACCTATTGTGATtggatgaaaataaattaagaatagcctaatgatattttattctCATCAATCAAAATTTACTTGTGTATATTCACTTTCATGTATGATAGCTacaatcttatttttctttatgtcTCATAAGAAATTAACCTCTTAAATAAACATCCGTAGGTGTCTTAAAAAATCCATCTCCAACTGGTAATAAGAAATATTCTAAACACATGCAATAAAAAAAGGTACATTATCTATTATCTGTGTATTTACTCGGGAAAAGAGGCAGTATTTATTCTGATTAATgcccatatttttaaaaaataacactatAAGAAAAGCCATTACATGTTAATGGATGGAAAATAAAAGCTTATTTTATTGACCTGTGGCCTTTAGCCCGGgcaattttataaaagtataGATAGATGATGACAACGAAAACTGTTTGGGATTACATTTTTACTTGTTTACATTTGTAGCCTCTTGTAGGTATCAGGgtcaattttctaaaatatgtgattctattttttttaaccttctgatttataagagaaatttttttattaatctaaaatttagttaaaaataaataaaatttgaacaataattatttctattaacaataaaatcctaataatatcttaaataatttaacattaactTTAATACATTAACTAATTGTATACTTGTACTCAATGACTGGGTTTACTTGTCTAATTAACGAGGCAACATATAGTTCTCCTTTTCCcaagatttttctttaatttgcaaTTATCTATCCGAAATATCTGTATCACAAAATTTTCATGTGCTTATATTCCACGGTACTCACCCAATGACTACGCCCCTATAAAAGAGcagaaaagaagaagacaatAACTAGTTGGTAAACTTCGAAACAGCTGTTTGCTCATTTTGTTTGTCATTTGGCATAACACACAAAGAAAGATACATCAAATTAGGCAAAAGCCAATTTAAGTTTTAAGTGTAAGTGCCCGAATAGTACTGTGGATGCGTAATGATAGGTATGACGGAATAGTTTGTGGTCCATGCATGACGTACTATTTAGATTTTGccatttaattttatatcttcCTAATTTCTCACACTTAACCTTTCATGAcagctaggcaatcaatttgaagagaaaaagcaccttttttaattttgcaagCAAAGGGTTTGAGAAAAGCTTCTTCCGAGATTAGTGGATGAGAATATGAGATGATACATTAATACTTTGATACCGTAATCAGTATGAGATTAATTTGAGCTTGAAGCTAGCTAGCTCTCCCAACATCATGCATGCAATTTCCATTTACGTCTTTGTCGTTGTGGATTTTCCTATATGACAATTCCATCCTAAAAAACCCCCTCAAAGTAGGTGTACTTTTTTTTCATTGGTTACAAAATTGATGTActttaaattgaaaagaaaCTCGTGAATTATCAAAGAGAGGTAGATTTtgataatcatatatatatagctagCTGTGGTTTATGTATTTTTGCGTAATTGCTTGTATAATGTATAAAGTGAATCTCACTGACACTAAAATTGTACTCATAGGTTTAAACTTCACCATTATGAAAAAGTAAATCTCACATATTGCCATCAATCTTATCCTTTTGGAACCAAAATAGGAAAAGTTAGTTTGTACTCATTCATTTGTTTTAGTTGAATGTAGCTACGTAGGGGgagga encodes the following:
- the LOC114410449 gene encoding glycine-rich protein 2-like, yielding MAESRRSTGTVKWFNSQKGFGFITPQDGTDDLFVHFTSIRSDGYRSLSEGQSVEFLLDYGDDGRTMAVDVTSAVRSRRPGGFRGGGGRGRGGGRGGGFGRRGGGPECYNCGRIGHLARDCYHGQGGGGGVDGDGRNRRRGGGGGGGGRGCFNCGEEGHFVRECPDVGERK